The following DNA comes from Haloimpatiens massiliensis.
CCTTTATCAGCAATAATGTAACTGTCTTTTAGTGAAAACCATTCATTTGTAGCAGTAAGAATTTCTATAAAATTAGAAATTTCATTGATATCGGCAGTTGTAGTAAATTCAGCAATAGGAAGACCCGATATAGCATCACAAATAACATGATTTTTGTATCCCCAGTAAAATTCATAATTTTTCTTTGATTTATTGGGTTTATCCTCTGAAACTTGAACATTCAAGGAGTTATTAGCAGTATGAACTCCTAGTTTACAATCTTTATCAGAAGATGGAGGATTCTTTTTAGAAAACTTGTTACTTGAAAAAGATTTGGGATTATTAAATTTAGTATTAGCTTTAACAGGAGTGGCATCAACAGATACAAAATTGTTATCAATAAAACCTAACTCCTTAAGAACATTAACTTGATTTTTCATGATTTCTTTAAGATAAGAGTTAGATAAATTTTTAATAAATCTCTGAAAAACCCAGTATGAAGGTAAAGATTTAAGAATGTTAAAACCACAAAGTTGGGCTATAATTAAATTATTTTCTAAAAAATCTTTAAGATCAGTAATTTGGGCAAACTTCTCACATTTCATGACGATGAAAGCTCTA
Coding sequences within:
- a CDS encoding transposase yields the protein MYQRQEIFNIIELFTSQKLINFYTKIFDNLDLSPLPDRVPSKYGPTGFSRHALFRAFIVMKCEKFAQITDLKDFLENNLIIAQLCGFNILKSLPSYWVFQRFIKNLSNSYLKEIMKNQVNVLKELGFIDNNFVSVDATPVKANTKFNNPKSFSSNKFSKKNPPSSDKDCKLGVHTANNSLNVQVSEDKPNKSKKNYEFYWGYKNHVICDAISGLPIAEFTTTADINEISNFIEILTATNEWFSLKDSYIIADKG